In Acanthochromis polyacanthus isolate Apoly-LR-REF ecotype Palm Island chromosome 15, KAUST_Apoly_ChrSc, whole genome shotgun sequence, a single genomic region encodes these proteins:
- the LOC110951327 gene encoding core histone macro-H2A.2 translates to MTRMSARGGKKKATKLSRSARAGVIFPVGRMMRYLRTGTHKYRIGMGAPVYMAAVIEYLAAEILELAGNAARDNKKGRITPRHIKLAVANDEELNQVTQCSSEGVTISNGGVLPRIHPELLSKKRGSRVKVETQASVPDKQEGRSKSKKPVKPFKKVKGKRGRKPKSTDNDKESVPNSTAEDGPGDGFTILSAKSLFLGQKLSLTESEISKIGTIKVEGIINPTNAEMDLKDGVGNALEKAGGREFLEGVKELRKAQGPLEVASVAVSQANGMAARFIIHCNIPQWGSEKCEDQLEKTVKNCLSAAEEKKLKSVAFPSLPAGRNGFPKQTAAQLILKAISNHFVSSTSSSLKNIYFVLFDSESIGIYLQEMAKLDTK, encoded by the exons ATG ACCAGGATGTCTgccagaggaggaaagaagaagGCCACCAAGCTGTCCCGTTCAGCCAGGGCGGGTGTCATCTTCCCTGTAGGGAGGATGATGAGGTACCTGCGCACTGGCACACACAAATACCGCATCGGCATGGGGGCGCCCGTCTACATGGCAGCTGTCATCGAGTACCTGGCAG CTGAGATCTTGGAGCTGGCAGGAAACGCAGCACGGGACAACAAGAAAGGCAGAATAACTCCCAGGCACATCAAACTGGCTGTGGCCAATGACGAGGAGCTCAACCAGGTAACACAGTGCT CTTCTGAGGGGGTGACCATATCAAATGGAGGAGTTCTGCCTCGGATCCATCCAGAGCTGCTGTCAAAGAAAAGGGGAAGCCGAGTAAAAGTGGAAACCCAGGCGTCTGTCCCCGACAAGCAGGAAGGACGCTCAAAGAGCAAGAAGCCAGTCAAACCTTTCAAAAAGGTTAAAGGCAAACGAGGCCGCAAGCCAAAG AGCACAGACAACGACAAAGAGTCTGTACCAAACTCCACAGCAGAAGACGGTCCTGGAGATGGCTTCACCATCCTATCAGCAAAGAGCCTGTTCCTTGGACAAAag CTTTCACTAACAGAGAGTGAAATCAGCAAAATCGGAACCATCAAGGTGGAGGGAATAATCAACCCAACAAATGCAGAGATGGACCTCAAAGATGGAGTGG GCAATGCCCTGGAGAAAGCTGGAGGCAGAGAGTTCCTGGAGGGAGTGAAGGAGCTGCGGAAAGCACAGGGGCCTTTGGAGGTGGCGTCAG TGGCAGTGAGCCAGGCCAATGGGATGGCAGCCCGCTTCATCATCCACTGTAACATCCCTCAGTGGGGCTCAGAGAAGTGTGAGGACCAGCTGGAGAAGACAGTGAAGAACTGCCTCTCAGCAGCAGAAGAGAAGAAGCTCAAGTCGGTGGCTTTCCCTTCACTTCCTGCTGGACG GAACGGCTTCCCAAAGCAAACAGCGGCTCAGCTCATCCTCAAGGCCATCTCCAACCATTTTGTGTCGTCCACGAGCTCCTCtttgaaaaacatttactttgtgCTGTTTGACAGTGAGAGCATTGGAATATACCTTCAGGAAATGGCCAAGCTGGACACCAAGTGA